AGTCAGACACGGTGCTGCGCGATACGGAATTACTGGGCAAGGTGGCACGGCGGAACAAACTGTTTGTCAACCTGACGATCACGACACTGCATACAGACCTGGCGCGAATTCTCGAGCCGCGGGCGCCGCGTCCCGACCTGCGCATGAAGGCGGTGCAAAAGCTCAATCAGGCGGGGGTGCCGGCAGGCGTGATCTGCGCGCCGGTGATTCCGGGGATCACGGATTCGGCGCGCGACCTGGATGCCCTGGTGAAGGCGACAAAAGAGGCGGGCGGGCGGTACATCTTCGCCAATGCGCTTTTCCTGAAGCCGTGCTCGGCGGCGATTTTCCTTCCGTGGCTGGAAAAGGAATTTCCGCACTTGGCGCAGAACTATCGCGAGCGTTATGGAGCGCGCGCGCACCTGGGTCCGGCATATCGCAAGCGGATTTCGCAACTGATGGCGAAGTTGCGGCAGAAGCATAAGATCGGGACGCAATCGGACCGCGATCGCTTGGAGAGGGAAGCGTCGGCGGGTGAGCCGTGCGCGGCGCCGCGGGCGAAGACAACAAAACACCAAGAGCCCGCGGTCGAGATGCCGCTGCTTGAGGAGCAACTCCGGCTGTTCTGAGTCGCCAGTCAAGCAGGCAAAAAGTTCTTCAACTCTGAATCTTTTACTCCCATTTGGCGAGCGTTTGCGTGTTCGCAGCCGGTTTTTCCGGATTGCGGGAATGGAACCTGAACTGCAATTGCCTCAATAAGACCCAAAGTGTTAAATGTAAATTCTGCCGTCGCGCTGACGTCAGCTGAGCATGCGCAACCGCAGAATGTGAGCGGCACCGCGCGCAAATGATGGCTGCGGATCGAGTCCTGCCACTCGATCGCGGACGGTTGTGGGGCATTCAGCGGCGCCGCAGAGGTAGGGCATGGAGTGCCGTAGACCGCCTGGCGGGAAGACCGCGCACATCCTCACAATTTTTTCCATCCTAGTGTTGTTCTTGCTGTTGGGCTGCGGTGGTGGCCAGCAGGCAAACCCGGCGAGTTCTGCCGCCACCGTCACAAATACCGTCGCCCATTCCGTTCAGTTGACCTGGGCGCGGAACAGCGCGACTGACGTCCTCGGTTACAACGTGTATCGCGGATCTCAATCGGGCGGGCCTTATGTGAAGCTCAACCCCGCGCTGCTCGCGAATCCCGACTACCTGGACACCGCCGTGCTGTCTGGACAGACGTATTACTACACCGTCACAGCCGCCAATGCGGTGGCGGAAAGCGACCGCTCGGCGGAAGCGGTGGCGGTGATTCCGACTCCCTGAAGTGACACGTACAGAGCGGCCGATCCTTCAACAGTTCCGCTATTCGTGCGCAACTGAAAACTCTTTTGAGCCAATCCATGAAACCAAGCGTTTTCGAAGCGCCTTGCAGTATTAATTGATTGATATTTCAAAAATACCAAGTAATAATGTTATAACCTTATGTTACGGGAGCAAGATTATGCAGAGTTCCGCTTCAATCTCGAACGCGGCCAAGGTGAAAGTTGCAGACGAGGTGTGGATTGCGACCGCACTATTGCATCGCGAGCATCCCGACCGGAGCGATTTTTCGATTGAGGAGATTGTCGAGCGAGCGCAACGGGAGAAGCTCTGTGCGCCACTTCGGCCTGGTGTATATGTGCATGTGGTCCAACATTGCGTGGCCAACCGCCCACCCAACCCGGGTCGTTACCGCATGCTGTTCGAAACGACGGCTGGGCGTCGTCGCCTTTATCGCCCGGGTGACGCATACCATCCAGATCGTGAAGGATCCAAGAGCGTACCCGAGCGAGAAGATCTACCCGCGGGGTACGGTGGCTTGCTTCCCTGGTACCGCGACTGGTGTGCAGCGGCATCGAGCAGCGCTCTGCATTCCGACCCACTCCTGTCTTTGGCTGGATCGGGCAAGGAACTCTGGGCCCGCGAGTCCGCCGACGATTACGTGCGCCGGCTCCGGGAAGGCTGGCAATGAGCCGGATCTTCTGGGACACGAATCTGTTTATCTACCTGTTTGAAGGGTATGGCGAACTTTCAAATAGGACAACCGAGCTTCGCGCCAGAATGTTAGCGCGCGGCGACCAATTGCTGACTTCGACGCTGACCCTCGGTGAACTTCTAGTGAAGCCGATCGAGCAAGGGGACACAGAGCTCTGCAAGAAATACGAGGCGGCTGTGTCCGCGACCTCTGTTCTGCTTACCTTTGATGCCAACGCTGCGAAAATCTATGCGCGGTTGCGGTGTGATCGTTCGCTTCGCGCGCCGGACGCGATCCAACTTGCATGCGCCGCCGCGACCGGCGTGGACCTGTTCATCACCAATGACGCGCGTTTGCAAGGCAAACAGGTGACAGGAATCCATTTCATTGTGCCACTCGACCGAGTGCCCGTTTGATAGGCGGTTGAAGTCGCGCACATTATGGTGCGGGCGGCAGCGCGCCTGGCGTGATCGGCTGCGTAAGCGTGAGGCGGGAGCGCCTCAGATCGTGTTTTTGCCGAAAGTGGGTCATGGCGCGGCGTCCCCAGGTGCGCACGAAATAATAGTTGAGGGTGGCGCCGATGGCGGAGCTGAGGACGGGAATCAGGCGACCGGCCCAGCGCTCGACCACGTCGCTGCTGGCCTGCACCGCGATGCGCTGGATCACGCGCGGCACGAACCGGTTCACCACTTCCTTTTCCAATAATTCGCGGCTGATGTCCACGCCGGCGGCGCTGGCGGCGGCGACCCACAGATCCGCCACTTCCGCATCGGTGGCAAATTGGAAGCCGTAAATCAGGCTGAGCTTCTGGATGGTACGGATGGTGATGCCGGCGAGGATGCTGAGGTCGGGAACGATGGTGAGCAGGCCGCCGAGGCCGAACCCGGCGCCTTCCACTGCCGCGACCTTCATGCCTGAGCGGACCACGTCAATGGCGACAAGGTCGAGTTGCTCCTCGGAGACGGAGAACACGCCGTCGTAGGTGCTGATCGGCAGTCCGTAGGCGGTGCGGAGTTGGAGAAGGAACTTCTGCGGGTCCACCTTGACGGTTTCGTAGGCCTGGGTGAGGCCGCGGCGCAGGCCATCTTCGACGCGCAGCCGGAGCCAGGATGGTTTCTCTTCTGGCATCAATTGTCAGCATACACCGGTCGTCCTGCCGCGTTCGAGGGCGAACGCGCTTCACCTCACGGACTCCTGCGCGACCTGCTGTGCTAGCATCAAGGTTTACACATGCCTACTGGAAAGCTCCATGTCGTGCCGCTGGGCGGACTCGGCGAGTTCGGAATGAACTGCATGGCCGTGCGCTGGGGCGACGACATCATCGTCATTGACGCCGGCCTGATGTTCCCCGAGACGGAATTGCTCGGGGTCGACATCGTTGTTCCCGACATCGCCTACCTGATCGAGAACCGCAAGCACGTGCGTGCGATCGTGCTGACGCACGGCCACGAGGACCACATCGGCGCGTTGCCGTGGATCCTGGCGGAGCTGAACGTGCCGGTGTACGGCACCGAGTTCACGCTGGCGTACGTGGAGGACAAGCTCGACGAGCACGAGCTTTTGGACAACGCGACTCTGATCGAGATGCGTCCCGGCGAGATGGTCACCATCGGGCCGTTCAAGATCAAGCCGATCCACGTGACGCACTCGCTGGTGGACTGCGTTTCGCTGGCCATCCACACGCCGCTGGGCGTGATCATCCACACCGGCGATTTCAAGGTCGATCCCACGCCCACCGACAACAAGCTGTTCGACCTGCATACCTTCGCGGAGTACGGCAAAGAAGGCGTGCTGGCGCTGTTCCAGGATTCGACCAACGTCGAGCGCACCGGGTACACGCCGAGCGAACGGGCGGTGGGGCGCAAGTTTGACGAGGTGTTCGCGCGCACGCCGCGGCGGCTGTTCATTTCGTGTTTTTCTTCCTCCATCCACCGCATCAAGCTGGCGATTGACATGGCGTACCAGCACCGGCGCAAGGTGGCGCTGGTGGGGCGCAGCATGAACGACTCCACCGAGATCGCGCAGGATCTCGGATACATCGAAGTGCCGGACGGGCTGCTGATTCATCCCGGGGAGATCAAGAATTTCCCGCCGGAGCGGGTGATGGTGCTGATCAGCGGAACCCAGGGCGAACCGATGTCGGGACTGTCGCGCGCGGCGGTGGACAATCACAAACACGCGAAAATCGAGCCAGGTGACACCGTGGTGCTGTCGTCGCGCATCATTCCGGGAAACGAAAAGTCCATCTACCGGATGATCGATCACCTGTACCGGCGCGGCGCCAACGTGATTTACGAGGACGGATCGCATCCCCCGGTGCACGTCAGCGGGCACGCCAGCCAGGAGGAGCTGAAGCTGCTCATCAACCTGGTGAAGCCGCGGTATTTCATTCCCATCCACGGCGAGTACCGGCAACTGAAGCGGCACGCGGATTTGGCGGGCAGCATGCTGGGCGCGGTCGGATCGGTAATGATGATCGAGAGCGGCGACGTGCTGGAATTCGACGAACTGGGCGCGCGCAAGGCCGGGCGCGTCGCGGTGGGGCGGGTGTGCATTGATTCGGGATCGCGCGGCGACGTGGTGGAAGACCTCATCATCAAAGACCGGCGGCATCTCAGCGAGGACGGGATCGTGCTGCCCATCATCGCCATCAACAAGCTGACGGGGCAGATCGAGTCGGCGCCGGAGATCGTAATGCGCGGCTTCGCGGC
This window of the Terriglobia bacterium genome carries:
- a CDS encoding radical SAM protein, producing MSSLLLLEPCEPASSLVGIARLAAEGEPISEGHDVEFFTLASRSLLNRCTAPRMPFTWTINPYRGCEFACKYCYARYTHEFMEMRDGVDFERKIYVKQRAAELLRRDLRKVKPGEEIAIGTATDPYQPAERRFEVTRTVLEVFAEQRGLDIGIVTKSDTVLRDTELLGKVARRNKLFVNLTITTLHTDLARILEPRAPRPDLRMKAVQKLNQAGVPAGVICAPVIPGITDSARDLDALVKATKEAGGRYIFANALFLKPCSAAIFLPWLEKEFPHLAQNYRERYGARAHLGPAYRKRISQLMAKLRQKHKIGTQSDRDRLEREASAGEPCAAPRAKTTKHQEPAVEMPLLEEQLRLF
- a CDS encoding fibronectin type III domain-containing protein — encoded protein: MECRRPPGGKTAHILTIFSILVLFLLLGCGGGQQANPASSAATVTNTVAHSVQLTWARNSATDVLGYNVYRGSQSGGPYVKLNPALLANPDYLDTAVLSGQTYYYTVTAANAVAESDRSAEAVAVIPTP
- a CDS encoding type II toxin-antitoxin system VapC family toxin, with protein sequence MSRIFWDTNLFIYLFEGYGELSNRTTELRARMLARGDQLLTSTLTLGELLVKPIEQGDTELCKKYEAAVSATSVLLTFDANAAKIYARLRCDRSLRAPDAIQLACAAATGVDLFITNDARLQGKQVTGIHFIVPLDRVPV
- a CDS encoding EcsC family protein, with the protein product MPEEKPSWLRLRVEDGLRRGLTQAYETVKVDPQKFLLQLRTAYGLPISTYDGVFSVSEEQLDLVAIDVVRSGMKVAAVEGAGFGLGGLLTIVPDLSILAGITIRTIQKLSLIYGFQFATDAEVADLWVAAASAAGVDISRELLEKEVVNRFVPRVIQRIAVQASSDVVERWAGRLIPVLSSAIGATLNYYFVRTWGRRAMTHFRQKHDLRRSRLTLTQPITPGALPPAP
- a CDS encoding ribonuclease J is translated as MPTGKLHVVPLGGLGEFGMNCMAVRWGDDIIVIDAGLMFPETELLGVDIVVPDIAYLIENRKHVRAIVLTHGHEDHIGALPWILAELNVPVYGTEFTLAYVEDKLDEHELLDNATLIEMRPGEMVTIGPFKIKPIHVTHSLVDCVSLAIHTPLGVIIHTGDFKVDPTPTDNKLFDLHTFAEYGKEGVLALFQDSTNVERTGYTPSERAVGRKFDEVFARTPRRLFISCFSSSIHRIKLAIDMAYQHRRKVALVGRSMNDSTEIAQDLGYIEVPDGLLIHPGEIKNFPPERVMVLISGTQGEPMSGLSRAAVDNHKHAKIEPGDTVVLSSRIIPGNEKSIYRMIDHLYRRGANVIYEDGSHPPVHVSGHASQEELKLLINLVKPRYFIPIHGEYRQLKRHADLAGSMLGAVGSVMMIESGDVLEFDELGARKAGRVAVGRVCIDSGSRGDVVEDLIIKDRRHLSEDGIVLPIIAINKLTGQIESAPEIVMRGFAAAGADNGLMAEARQIIMDTLEQSTEEEKRDWGVIKEKIRQDLKRFIVKSTSRRPLIMPVILEI